A genomic region of Ictidomys tridecemlineatus isolate mIctTri1 chromosome 10, mIctTri1.hap1, whole genome shotgun sequence contains the following coding sequences:
- the Gpr146 gene encoding G-protein coupled receptor 146 yields the protein MWSCGLLNGTGQGEEQLCQDLRLGLWVLSLLHLVAGVPVGLGYNALLVLANLSNKSSMTMPDVYFVNMAVAGLVLTALAPVHLLGSPYSRWALWSLSSEAHVTLLILFNVASLVTMYSTALLSLDYYIERALPRTYMASVYNTRHVCGFVWGGALLTSFSSLLFYICSHVSSRITECAKMQNTEAADTLLVLIGYIVPGLAVLYALVLISRIRKEDTPLDQEAGRLDPSVHRLLVATVCTQFGLWTPYYLSLLGHMVLVSRGRPVDGHYLGILHFAKDLSKFLAFVSSSVTPLLYRYINKNFPTKLRRLIKKMHCGQRRCSLDPAGVQQVMAQA from the coding sequence ATGTGGAGCTGCGGCCTGCTCAATGGCACGGGTCAGGGCGAGGAGCAGCTGTGCCAGGATCTGCGCCTAGGGCTGTGGGTCCTCTCGCTGCTCCATCTGGTGGCGGGTGTCCCCGTTGGCCTGGGCTACAATGCCCTGCTGGTGCTGGCCAACCTGAGCAACAAGAGCAGCATGACCATGCCGGACGTGTACTTCGTGAACATGGCTGTTGCGGGCCTGGTGCTCACGGCCCTGGCCCCCGTGCACCTGCTGGGTTCCCCCTACTCCAGGTGGGCACTGTGGAGCCTCAGCAGTGAGGCCCATGTGACTCTGCTGATCCTGTTCAATGTGGCCTCCCTGGTAACCATGTACTCCACTGCCCTGCTCAGCCTCGATTACTACATTGAGCGGGCCCTGCCGCGCACCTACATGGCCAGCGTCTACAACACGCGGCACGTGTGTGGCTTTGTCTGGGGTGGGGCACTGCTGACCAGCTTCTCCTCCCTGCTCTTCTACATCTGCAGCCATGTGTCCTCCCGGATCACGGAGTGTGCTAAGATGCAGAACACAGAGGCTGCAGATACCCTCCTGGTGCTCATTGGCTACATAGTGCCGGGCCTGGCTGTGCTGTATGCACTGGTGCTCATCTCACGGATCCGGAAGGAAGACACGCCTCTGGACCAGGAAGCAGGCAGGTTGGACCCCTCCGTGCACAGGCTTCTGGTAGCCACTGTGTGCACGCAGTTTGGGCTCTGGACGCCATACTATCTGAGCCTCCTGGGGCACATGGTACTGGTCTCACGAGGGAGGCCTGTGGATGGGCACTACCTGGGGATCCTGCACTTTGCTAAGGATTTATCCAAGTTCTTGGCCTTCGTGAGCAGCTCGGTGACACCACTTCTCTACCGCTACATCAACAAAAACTTTCCCACCAAACTCCGGCGGCTGATAAAGAAAATGCACTGTGGGCAGCGGCGCTGCTCGCTGGACCCCGCAGGAGTACAGCAGGTGATGGCGCAGGCCTAG